The Herbiconiux sp. SALV-R1 genome includes a region encoding these proteins:
- a CDS encoding LamG-like jellyroll fold domain-containing protein, with the protein MSERMMRRIGRWTAIFFVVLGLFVGGGVTAAQALPAGTPAIEAEVTSPAEDSGDHEGADDPADPVPSDEPDAETTDGGAGDASLSDDSGVLPDPQQSDVPDPVEAVDPGPAEDLPAPPPKPEDANSAGTESDATRIAVAYGHNVVVEDQTTETTLVEALPDGTYQLTSSSMPVRVEQDESWVDIDTTLESSAEGYLSPAATTVPVRFSDGGTGPIAQVQLPTGVWFSESWELGPLPTPTVDGASATYGDVIPDVDLRLTATSTGMSEVLIINTPEAAADPDLAALKVKVAGATLAATEDGGAVAAEAGTDGLPAARSTGASALVDEVDPETMLRASEPRAWDSSAAESGPNGPGGNATSMPIDGTISGGHTLTVDVAAATTEAGDVTYPVYVDPDWTAGNIHAWTINRTYPTRSQLDGAGYVNGDNSQEVGFLAAGWTNPPGGDGREQLAISFWQMGIGPTAGKHIIRADFNVTETWSSSCAAREVQLYRSTNPGAGANWNQSQSVQYFGPSNQSSDWPNNPLDTVNVAKSTQCASSPPGPVGFDATAGVAAIAAANQPEIVLALRAAHEDDTYSWKRFNLGASLIIKYNSPPSNATSVSFSSPSRVCGTSAAPVGVSAAVGLTTKATVTDPDGGDTVGALFRVKNLATGQYIYNYDVTDQPQGVISRKIDANTLPQNGHFVMEVWAHDKLEYSPNDVKCYFDTDSVAPAAPTVSVPSAPGVVGKPLQNVVFSSSPSDRAGVFGYLWGDTQHTDSSALLMPPTFPAGTTTTLPACGTASGNITFVCPNSSGVATLAPAPIDTDGLLWVMAYDRAGNRSPLTSVAVSAAADTTNIKVNGGPGHQWNVTEAGQPLPDNINDVNTATSAAPTAGFPINIGAGFTRAETSTVPGKLGPRPVLSFDGYSALHRVLNSTDHALIVEGILPTGYNGYALDGQGSQLGQAVSLLTSPTGEVTPAPSGMKIIYSCFLPGGDDMTSTDPNCEGTGITGTALAYIWSGTGTNGSTAPTGVYDPKAIYRCRVGSDHFVSISSTCEGQTFEKRLGWLTYVTAVRAFAPAVNTVNSFTVSAWVKPSDLVDSSRYHTILSQSGTATSSAGTTYAGFYLQAAPVFNKQNPTLRDGVRYRFCVRSQVTFKTDCAVSNVDVADDTWVFVTGIWDSVNKQMRIIQGKTIQGAESHTPATNEINANGQFTVGSSTTNSARTNMWNGYIANPSIFPGVASLTQIDNLSKFTSF; encoded by the coding sequence GTGAGCGAACGCATGATGCGTCGTATCGGTCGTTGGACCGCGATTTTCTTTGTGGTCTTGGGCCTATTCGTGGGCGGGGGCGTGACTGCCGCCCAAGCCCTGCCCGCCGGCACGCCCGCCATTGAGGCAGAGGTGACCTCTCCAGCGGAGGATTCGGGTGACCATGAGGGTGCGGATGATCCTGCGGATCCGGTTCCTTCTGATGAGCCGGATGCAGAGACCACTGATGGCGGTGCTGGCGACGCATCGCTCTCGGACGATTCGGGTGTGCTGCCTGATCCGCAGCAATCCGACGTCCCCGATCCGGTTGAAGCGGTTGATCCCGGCCCTGCGGAGGATTTACCGGCGCCACCGCCGAAGCCCGAAGACGCTAACTCAGCGGGAACAGAATCAGACGCGACTCGTATCGCTGTCGCGTATGGCCACAACGTCGTGGTCGAAGATCAAACAACTGAAACCACTCTTGTGGAAGCTCTCCCTGACGGGACATACCAGCTGACATCGTCGTCGATGCCGGTCCGGGTCGAGCAGGACGAATCGTGGGTCGACATCGACACCACTCTCGAATCTTCCGCTGAAGGGTATCTCTCGCCAGCGGCCACCACCGTACCTGTCCGCTTCTCGGACGGCGGCACCGGTCCAATCGCCCAGGTTCAACTCCCCACAGGCGTGTGGTTCTCGGAGTCATGGGAACTCGGCCCTCTCCCGACGCCTACAGTCGATGGTGCATCGGCCACGTATGGGGATGTGATCCCTGACGTGGATCTGCGTCTGACGGCTACGTCGACCGGGATGAGTGAAGTGTTGATCATTAACACTCCGGAAGCTGCAGCTGACCCCGATCTCGCCGCTTTGAAAGTCAAAGTTGCAGGAGCAACGCTTGCAGCGACGGAAGACGGTGGGGCGGTTGCTGCCGAGGCTGGCACCGATGGGCTCCCAGCTGCGAGGAGCACAGGGGCGTCGGCGTTGGTCGATGAGGTCGACCCCGAGACCATGCTGCGTGCCAGCGAACCCCGAGCATGGGACTCCTCGGCCGCGGAGTCTGGCCCGAATGGTCCGGGCGGTAATGCAACGTCCATGCCGATTGATGGCACTATCTCGGGCGGGCACACCCTCACTGTTGATGTGGCAGCCGCGACCACGGAGGCCGGCGACGTCACGTATCCGGTGTATGTGGACCCCGATTGGACAGCCGGGAACATTCACGCGTGGACGATCAACCGCACATATCCGACGCGTAGTCAGCTCGACGGTGCCGGTTACGTCAACGGAGACAACAGCCAGGAGGTCGGGTTCCTCGCGGCTGGATGGACCAACCCGCCCGGTGGTGACGGCCGCGAGCAGCTGGCGATCTCGTTCTGGCAGATGGGCATCGGCCCGACCGCGGGCAAACACATCATCCGGGCAGACTTCAACGTCACGGAGACCTGGTCTTCGTCCTGCGCGGCGCGGGAAGTGCAGTTGTATCGCTCGACGAACCCCGGTGCCGGAGCGAACTGGAACCAGTCGCAGTCAGTGCAGTACTTCGGTCCGTCAAATCAATCCTCGGACTGGCCCAATAATCCGCTAGACACGGTGAACGTCGCAAAGTCCACTCAGTGCGCGAGCTCGCCCCCTGGGCCCGTCGGCTTCGACGCTACAGCTGGCGTAGCAGCAATCGCCGCAGCCAATCAGCCGGAGATCGTTCTCGCGCTGCGCGCAGCCCACGAGGACGACACCTACTCATGGAAACGCTTCAACCTCGGCGCTTCGCTGATCATTAAGTACAACTCACCCCCGAGCAACGCCACGAGCGTCAGCTTCTCCAGCCCTTCCCGGGTCTGTGGCACCTCTGCGGCGCCGGTGGGCGTGAGCGCCGCCGTGGGTCTCACGACGAAGGCCACCGTCACCGATCCCGATGGTGGTGACACGGTGGGGGCCCTGTTCCGGGTCAAGAACCTCGCGACCGGACAGTACATCTACAACTACGACGTCACGGACCAACCACAAGGTGTGATCTCGCGGAAAATCGACGCCAACACGTTGCCGCAGAACGGACATTTCGTGATGGAGGTGTGGGCGCACGACAAGCTCGAGTACTCACCGAACGACGTCAAGTGCTACTTCGACACCGACTCCGTGGCGCCTGCAGCTCCAACCGTCAGTGTGCCCAGCGCTCCCGGAGTGGTGGGCAAGCCGCTTCAGAACGTTGTCTTCTCCTCGAGCCCGAGCGATAGGGCAGGCGTGTTCGGGTACCTGTGGGGCGACACGCAACACACGGATTCCAGTGCGCTTCTGATGCCTCCAACCTTCCCAGCAGGAACCACGACAACCCTGCCTGCATGCGGCACAGCGTCAGGGAACATCACTTTCGTGTGCCCGAACTCATCCGGGGTGGCTACCTTGGCGCCCGCCCCGATCGACACGGACGGGCTGCTGTGGGTCATGGCGTACGATCGCGCCGGCAACCGCTCGCCTCTCACGAGCGTTGCTGTGTCCGCGGCGGCAGACACGACGAACATCAAGGTGAATGGCGGCCCTGGCCATCAGTGGAACGTCACCGAGGCGGGCCAACCGCTGCCGGACAACATCAATGATGTGAACACGGCCACCAGCGCCGCCCCCACCGCAGGATTCCCGATCAACATCGGCGCAGGTTTCACCCGCGCCGAAACCTCAACCGTTCCCGGGAAACTCGGGCCACGCCCGGTGCTGTCCTTCGACGGATATAGCGCACTTCACAGGGTCCTGAACTCCACCGATCATGCGCTAATCGTCGAAGGGATCCTCCCCACCGGCTATAACGGGTACGCTCTCGACGGTCAGGGCAGCCAACTCGGCCAGGCCGTGTCACTGCTCACCTCCCCGACCGGAGAAGTGACGCCAGCCCCATCGGGCATGAAGATCATCTACTCCTGCTTCCTGCCTGGCGGGGACGACATGACATCAACCGACCCGAACTGTGAAGGCACAGGCATTACAGGCACGGCCCTTGCCTACATTTGGTCGGGCACCGGCACGAACGGGTCAACCGCACCCACCGGGGTCTACGACCCCAAAGCCATCTACCGCTGCCGTGTGGGCAGCGACCACTTCGTATCAATCTCCTCCACATGCGAGGGACAAACCTTCGAGAAACGACTCGGCTGGCTCACCTACGTGACAGCAGTTCGAGCATTCGCCCCGGCCGTAAACACCGTCAACAGCTTCACCGTCTCAGCGTGGGTGAAACCTTCTGACCTTGTCGATTCCTCGCGGTATCACACGATTCTGTCGCAAAGCGGAACAGCGACTTCGTCCGCGGGAACCACCTATGCCGGGTTCTATCTCCAAGCTGCGCCCGTCTTCAACAAGCAGAACCCGACGCTGCGCGACGGCGTGCGATACCGGTTCTGCGTGCGCTCCCAGGTCACCTTCAAAACCGACTGCGCCGTCAGCAACGTCGATGTCGCTGATGACACGTGGGTGTTCGTGACCGGAATCTGGGACTCGGTCAACAAGCAGATGCGCATCATTCAGGGCAAAACGATCCAAGGCGCAGAGTCCCACACGCCCGCTACCAATGAGATCAACGCCAACGGGCAGTTCACGGTGGGGTCGTCGACGACGAACAGTGCCCGAACCAACATGTGGAACGGGTACATAGCGAACCCGTCCATCTTCCCAGGGGTCGCATCGCTGACACAGATCGACAACCTGTCCAAATTCACGTCATTCTGA
- a CDS encoding RES domain-containing protein, whose translation MPAEPATVEAPHLLSRVERADPPLRFSRLNPVDAPNPRAGNRFDVPGAGVLYGATAAAGAYAETLAGFRRKASAQRTLTNLGLEPGRIAPGEVPAGWIATRRLRTFHVVGSLPFVDVEAPATHTFLTEHAPELLLQHDLENLDVAHVRGPNRLLTRTIAGWVYSRTDEHGGALYAGIRYVSRLGDFECWAVFDGARVELEATREIVPDDPALREVVDLYHLTFG comes from the coding sequence ATGCCGGCTGAGCCAGCCACCGTCGAAGCGCCACACCTGCTCAGCAGGGTCGAGCGCGCCGACCCTCCACTGCGCTTCTCTCGTCTCAACCCCGTCGACGCCCCCAACCCTCGAGCAGGCAATCGCTTCGACGTGCCGGGCGCCGGTGTGCTCTATGGCGCTACCGCGGCAGCCGGCGCCTACGCCGAGACCCTCGCCGGGTTCCGCCGCAAGGCATCCGCTCAGCGCACCCTTACGAATCTTGGGCTCGAGCCCGGACGCATCGCGCCCGGCGAGGTGCCCGCCGGGTGGATCGCCACACGACGGCTGCGTACCTTCCACGTCGTCGGCTCACTCCCGTTCGTCGACGTCGAAGCACCGGCCACCCACACGTTCCTCACGGAGCACGCTCCGGAGCTGCTGCTGCAGCACGACCTCGAGAACCTCGACGTTGCCCACGTCCGCGGACCCAACCGGCTCCTCACCCGTACGATCGCCGGCTGGGTGTACTCCCGCACCGACGAACACGGCGGCGCCCTCTACGCCGGCATCCGGTACGTGTCACGGCTCGGTGACTTTGAGTGCTGGGCTGTGTTCGATGGCGCCCGCGTCGAGCTCGAGGCCACCCGAGAGATCGTGCCCGACGACCCGGCCCTCCGAGAGGTCGTCGACCTGTACCATCTCACATTCGGCTAA